Part of the Pseudodesulfovibrio mercurii genome is shown below.
TCCTTGGGCATGGCGGTCGGTTTAGGGTTTGCCTTTCCGCCATCCTACTTGATACCGTGCCCGTGGCAACACAAACCTGCAACGGAACGGAAAGGGCATGGGCAAATATCTCATCAACGAGGAATACGAGGTGGAGGACGCCGGGGCGACCCGGGGCTACGTCCGGGGTGAGCGGCGCGAGGACTACGCAGACTCGTGGCGGGAGACCGGCAACGTGGTCCTGCTCGGCCTGCCCGGCTCGGGCCGGGCGGAGCTGGCCCGTCTGCTCGCCGAGCGCACCGGCAAGCCCGTGCTCGCGCCCGTGGACGCGGCCTCGGCCGCCGAGGCCCTGGCCGGACAGGGCGCGATCATCGTGCTCCCGGACCGGCTGGCTGACCACCCCGAGGTCCGGCCGCTGATCCACCCGGCGGGCAAGGTCTTCTACCTCCTGGCCGACACCCGGCTGCTCTCGGGCAGGGTGGCCGAGCGGGACGGCGTCGCGGACGCGGACGAACTGTGGCGGACGCTCTCGGCCCGGCTGGCCGAGGTGGAGCCGACCTTATACAGCGTGCTCCACTTCATCCTGCAGGGCGCGCGGTCCCCGGCGGAGCTGGTGGACGACGCCCTGGAGAAGATCGGCTATTAGCCGGACGCTCGGGCCTGACGCGGGGACCGGGGACTGGTGACAGCCCGGCCGGTTTGCGGTAAGCAGGAAGACCCTTCACCCATCCACTACATATATATTGGAGCTCGATACATGCCGGAAAAGCAACTCAGGGTCGAATGCCTGGCCGTGACCCCCAATGCCCTGTCCCTCATCTACGCCGCGTTTCGCCAGTGCTACCACGCCGGGTTCGTGGCCGACATGTGGCCCCGGCTGCTCTCCGGCGAGATCGATCCCGAGGTCCAGGCGGACTTCGTGGCCAAGACCATGGAGTCGGGCCACGACAGCCCCATCGAGCACGTGTCCATGACCTTCGCGGTGGAGGGCATCTCCAGGGCCTGCTCCCACCAGGTGGTCCGGCACCGCATCGCCTCCTACTCGCAGCAGAGCCAGCGCTACGTGGCCGAGAACGACATGGACTACATCCTGCCTCCGGCCATCGCGAAAATTCCCGAGGCCAGGGAGCGGTTCGAGTCGTTCATGGCCGAGGTGCAGTCCGCCTACACCGACCTGCGCGACATCCTGGTGGCCAACGGACGCAAGTCCAAGGCCAACGAGGACGCCCGTTTCGTCCTGCCCCAGGCGGCCGAGACCAAGATCGTCCTGACCATGAACTGCCGCAGCCTGCACCATTTCTTCCACCTGCGCTGCTGCAACCGCGCCCAGTGGGAGGTCCGGGCCATGGCCAACGAGATGCTGGCCATCTGCAAGGAGAAGCTGCCCGCCCTCTTCAAGAACGGCGGGGCGCGCTGCGAGCAGCTCGGATACTGCCCGGAATCCCCAAAATTCGCCTGCGGAAAATACCCGACCCGCCAGACGCAGGGCTGATTAATTTTCCATAGACTGGGATTTTCTCCCGTTGCCGAGAGCCCCCGTCCTTCTTGACGTTTCGGTTACGGTGTTTTTTTTGCCTTTTAATCCGACTTGTTGCACCTGTTCCTAACGGACCGATCCCCGGCAGCCCTTGTCCCTCGGGGCTTTTGCGGGATATTGGTGTTACGGATTTGGACGGCGGCTTTGTATAGGAATGATTGTTGCTTTTATATCATCATTGTTTTCAATGTGTTGCGCTC
Proteins encoded:
- the thyX gene encoding FAD-dependent thymidylate synthase; translated protein: MPEKQLRVECLAVTPNALSLIYAAFRQCYHAGFVADMWPRLLSGEIDPEVQADFVAKTMESGHDSPIEHVSMTFAVEGISRACSHQVVRHRIASYSQQSQRYVAENDMDYILPPAIAKIPEARERFESFMAEVQSAYTDLRDILVANGRKSKANEDARFVLPQAAETKIVLTMNCRSLHHFFHLRCCNRAQWEVRAMANEMLAICKEKLPALFKNGGARCEQLGYCPESPKFACGKYPTRQTQG